The following proteins are encoded in a genomic region of Zea mays cultivar B73 chromosome 9, Zm-B73-REFERENCE-NAM-5.0, whole genome shotgun sequence:
- the LOC103640050 gene encoding cytokinin dehydrogenase 10: protein MQLADSSHLVAPVPTLCSNMTARAAYLASFLIVTSFLPTSSSHSHVPAVTDALDIVSKISTEHDATIKASMDFGHIVRAIPSGVFHPTSPSDIAALIRLSLSQPKPFAVAPRGRGHSARGQALAVGGVVVDMRSLHDHDHDHRAGHGRYRMNNAVPGAWVDVGGEQLWIDVLHATLEHDLAPRVWTDYLHITVGGTLSNGGIGGQAFRHGPQISNVHELDVVTGTGEMVSCSPGKNSDLFYAALGGLGQFGVITRARIALEPAPRRVLWVRLAYSDVRSFTSDQELLISKRPAGGCGSGFDYVEGQVQLNRTLTEGRRSSSFFSAPELDQLARLAVATGSAAIYYIEGAMYYDDDTTTASSVNQKLETLLEELSFVPGLAFVRDVSYVDFLDRVGRDEQKLRSAGVWDVPHPWLNIFVPRSRILDFDAGVFKGILKGTRPVGLILMYPMNKDRWDDRMTTATPDEDVFYAVGLLRSAVAAADLEQLERENAAVLEFCHREGIGYRQYLPSHASLDGWRRHFGEKWSRFAALKRKYDPRAILTPGQGIFFSAGHDLTDQQTGSDSRNVL from the exons ATGCAATTGGCAGACTCGAGCCACCTAGTAGCTCCCGTCCCAACTCTTTGCAGCAACATGACTGCAAGGGCCGCTTATCTAGCTTCATTTCTCATCGTCACCAGCTTCCTCCCCACCAGCAGCAGCCATTCCCATGTGCCTGCTGTAACTGATGCCTTAGACATTGTGTCAAAGATCAGCACGGAGCACGACGCAACCATCAAGGCATCCATGGACTTTGGCCACATTGTGAGAGCTATCCCAAGCGGGGTATTCCATCCGACCTCACCCAGCGACATTGCCGCCCTAATCCGGCTCTCACTCTCCCAGCCAAAGCCCTTCGCAGTGGCGCCACGCGGCCGAGGCCACTCCGCTCGAGGGCAGGCCCTCGCCGTCGGCGGGGTCGTCGTCGACATGCGCTCGctccacgaccacgaccacgaccaccgTGCTGGTCATGGTCGCTACCGCATGAATAATGCAGTCCCAGGAGCATGGGTGGACGTCGGCGGCGAGCAGCTGTGGATCGACGTCCTCCACGCTACGCTGGAGCACGACCTCGCGCCCCGCGTCTGGACAGACTACCTCCACATCACCGTCGGCGGCACGCTCTCCAATGGCGGCATCGGCGGGCAGGCGTTCCGGCACGGGCCGCAGATCTCCAACGTGCACGAGCTTGACGTGGTAACAG GCACGGGTGAAATGGTCAGCTGTTCTCCGGGCAAGAACTCGGACCTGTTCTACGCAGCATTGGGTGGGCTGGGTCAGTTTGGGGTCATAACCCGGGCTCGGATCGCGCTTGAACCCGCTCCCAGACGGGTCCTTTGGGTCCGACTCGCCTACTCAGACGTACGATCCTTTACCAGTGACCAGGAGCTGCTCATATCCAAACGGCCTGCAGGCGGATGCGGATCCGGTTTCGACTACGTTGAGGGCCAAGTCCAGCTGAACCGGACCCTGACCGAGGGCCGAAGATCGTCTTCCTTCTTCTCAGCCCCAGAACTCGACCAGCTTGCCAGGCTCGCCGTTGCGACCGGGTCTGCGGCAATCTACTACATCGAGGGTGCAATGTACTACGATGACGATACTACTACTGCCTCCTCTGTGAATCAG AAACTCGAGACGCTACTGGAAGAGCTGAGCTTCGTCCCGGGGCTTGCATTCGTCAGAGACGTTTCCTACGTGGATTTCCTTGACCGGGTCGGCCGCGACGAGCAGAAGCTGCGGTCGGCCGGCGTCTGGGACGTGCCGCATCCATGGCTCAACATCTTCGTCCCGCGGTCGCGCATCCTGGACTTCGACGCCGGCGTGTTCAAGGGCATCCTCAAGGGCACCAGGCCCGTGGGGCTCATCCTCATGTACCCCATGAACAAGGATCGGTGGGACGACAGGATGACGACGGCCACGCCGGACGAGGACGTGTTCTACGCCGTCGGGCTGCTGCGGTCCGCGGTGGCCGCCGCCGACCTGGAGCAGCTCGAGAGGGAGAACGCGGCCGTTCTCGAGTTCTGCCACCGGGAGGGCATAGGCTACAGGCAGTACCTGCCGAGCCACGCGTCGCTGGACGGCTGGAGGCGGCATTTCGGCGAGAAATGGAGCAGGTTCGCCGCGCTGAAGCGCAAGTACGACCCGAGGGCGATTCTGACGCCTGGCCAGGGGATCttcttctccgccggccacgacTTGACCGACCAGCAAACGGGCTCTGATTCTCGAAATGTTCTTTAA